AGCATTCTCACAAGGTGAGCAAAGAGCTAATTATTATTAATCGTATAATTCAATGAAGAAGAGCTATCGAGGTGTTTCcgcctcacaacacacaacaaataAATAGCAATGATTTATTTTTTTGGAATAGATCAGCGTAAACACGGAGACCTTACCGTGCCGCCTTCCTCCATGACGGGGTAGCACACGTGGAAGGCCTTGCAGGCGTGCTCCACGTCGGCGTAGTAGCCGAAGGGTCGGTCGGCGCAGCTGAAGGATGACTGCAGGGCGCCCGAGCCTCCTGGGAGCATTCCCGCCATCCTGGCGGAGGCGGCGACGGCCAGGgttgccaggaccaggagctctcTCATCGTGTCTAAGGAGGAGACACTCATGTCATGCTAGATGACAACAATGTCTTCAGTGACACTATTATCATAACCAACATATTATGTCACAAATATATAGTGAACTTGCGCAAACGCTTAATGAAGACCTATGTTTAAAAATGCCATTCGATTAATGATTGATTTTGTAATAACCTGCAACAATTTTTTTGCATTAAAGTACAATTAAATGTTCACAAGAAAAATGAAAAACCTAAAAGAAAGTTGTGAATATTACAAtgaatattaataattaatagtaatataataataataatatattaccaTTAACAACAATTAATAgtaatatattacaatatattatTATTGCATTTGAACTGATGTGGTTAATTCAAGTAAATGAAGTAATTTTTTAGTTTAGTGTTTGGCTAAAGACCTATCAACTCCCG
This genomic stretch from Procambarus clarkii isolate CNS0578487 chromosome 22, FALCON_Pclarkii_2.0, whole genome shotgun sequence harbors:
- the LOC123758294 gene encoding U-scoloptoxin(01)-Er1a isoform X2, which codes for MRELLVLATLAVAASARMAGMLPGGSGALQSSFSCADRPFGYYADVEHACKAFHVCYPVMEEGGTLMETAHFTFICGQDAVFSQDSLTCAHPTEAFPCTDSTAIFEVSNEKFGVIPEENLAPLER
- the LOC123758294 gene encoding U-scoloptoxin(01)-Er1a isoform X1, producing the protein MRELLVLATLAVAASARMAGMLPGGSGALQSSFSCADRPFGYYADVEHACKAFHVCYPVMEEGGTQLMETAHFTFICGQDAVFSQDSLTCAHPTEAFPCTDSTAIFEVSNEKFGVIPEENLAPLER